In a single window of the Desulfovibrio sp. Huiquan2017 genome:
- the rplO gene encoding 50S ribosomal protein L15: MRLHELYAFPEEYKNRKRIGRGSGSGWGKTAAKGHKGQNARSGGGVRPGFEGGQMPLARRLPKRGFKNPFREEYEAVNVGRLIALFEGKDEITLSDMYERGVVKDGAPVKVLGTGEVDKAVTIEAHRFSASAADKIAKAGGIAKAIEA, from the coding sequence ATGAGACTTCATGAACTCTACGCCTTCCCGGAAGAATATAAGAATCGCAAGCGCATAGGTCGCGGATCCGGCTCCGGATGGGGCAAGACCGCCGCCAAGGGCCACAAGGGTCAGAACGCCCGTTCCGGCGGCGGTGTCCGTCCCGGTTTTGAGGGTGGCCAGATGCCCCTCGCCCGGCGCCTGCCCAAGCGCGGATTCAAGAATCCCTTCCGTGAAGAATATGAAGCCGTGAACGTGGGCCGACTTATCGCCCTGTTCGAAGGCAAGGACGAGATCACTCTGTCCGACATGTACGAGCGCGGCGTCGTCAAAGACGGCGCTCCGGTTAAAGTGTTGGGCACCGGTGAAGTCGACAAGGCCGTGACCATTGAAGCTCATCGCTTCAGTGCGTCGGCCGCCGACAAGATTGCCAAGGCCGGCGGAATCGCCAAGGCCATTGAGGCGTAA
- the rpmD gene encoding 50S ribosomal protein L30 — MIKVKQIKSKIACKPDQVKILEALGLRRINQVKEHDDTPVIRGMIYKVRHLVEVTES, encoded by the coding sequence GTGATTAAAGTCAAGCAGATCAAAAGCAAGATCGCGTGCAAGCCCGACCAGGTAAAAATCCTGGAAGCCTTGGGCCTGCGCAGGATCAATCAGGTCAAAGAGCACGATGACACTCCTGTCATCCGCGGAATGATCTACAAGGTCAGACACCTGGTGGAGGTTACCGAATCATGA
- the rpmC gene encoding 50S ribosomal protein L29 — protein sequence MTSKELRELDDAKLVEKLKESQHELFTMRFKHATAQLENTKALSGVKKTIARILTIQRERQGA from the coding sequence ATGACTTCCAAGGAACTTCGTGAACTGGATGACGCCAAACTGGTCGAGAAGCTGAAGGAATCCCAGCACGAGTTGTTCACCATGCGCTTTAAGCATGCGACTGCTCAGCTGGAAAACACCAAGGCTCTGTCCGGCGTCAAGAAGACCATCGCCCGTATCCTGACCATTCAGCGGGAACGACAGGGAGCGTAA
- the rplR gene encoding 50S ribosomal protein L18: MKSKNAQRLRRKPRIRKKISGTEARPRLVVYRSNQHIYAQLVDDVKGVTLASTSTQVLNKDGETLKANKDSATKVGKAIAAAALAKQIETCVFDRNGYIYHGKIKALADGAREGGLKF, translated from the coding sequence ATGAAAAGCAAGAATGCACAGAGGCTTCGTCGCAAGCCCCGCATCAGAAAGAAGATCTCCGGTACCGAAGCTCGGCCCCGTCTGGTCGTCTATCGCTCCAACCAGCATATCTATGCCCAGTTGGTCGATGACGTGAAGGGCGTGACCCTGGCCTCCACCAGCACTCAGGTGCTGAACAAGGATGGCGAGACGCTGAAGGCCAATAAGGATTCTGCCACCAAGGTGGGCAAGGCGATTGCCGCCGCCGCCTTGGCCAAGCAGATCGAGACCTGCGTCTTCGACCGGAATGGATATATCTACCACGGCAAGATCAAAGCCCTTGCCGACGGCGCCCGTGAAGGCGGGCTGAAATTCTAG
- the rplE gene encoding 50S ribosomal protein L5: MTRLEKLYNEKVVPELQKEYGYTSSMEIPKMVKISLNIGLGAASQNSKLIEAACDELTAIAGQKAVVTLAKKSIAQFKLREGQPVGCRVTLREDRMWDFYDKLVSFALPRVRDFRGIPDRGFDGRGNFTLGIKEHTIFPELDIDRVELVKGMNVTVTTTAKTDKEGKTLLDLLGMPFKK; the protein is encoded by the coding sequence ATGACACGTCTCGAAAAATTGTATAACGAAAAGGTCGTCCCCGAGCTCCAAAAGGAGTACGGTTACACCTCGTCCATGGAGATCCCCAAAATGGTCAAGATCTCCCTGAACATCGGTCTTGGAGCTGCCAGTCAGAACAGCAAGCTCATTGAGGCCGCCTGTGACGAGTTGACCGCCATCGCCGGGCAGAAGGCCGTGGTCACCCTGGCCAAGAAGTCCATCGCGCAGTTCAAGCTGCGCGAGGGGCAGCCTGTCGGGTGCCGCGTGACCCTGCGCGAAGATCGCATGTGGGACTTTTATGACAAGCTCGTGAGCTTTGCTCTGCCCCGAGTCCGCGACTTTCGCGGCATCCCCGACCGCGGTTTCGACGGTCGCGGGAACTTCACCCTGGGCATCAAGGAACACACCATCTTCCCCGAGCTTGACATCGACAGGGTGGAGTTGGTGAAGGGCATGAACGTGACCGTGACCACCACGGCCAAAACCGACAAGGAAGGCAAGACGCTTCTTGACCTCCTTGGCATGCCCTTTAAAAAGTAG
- the rplW gene encoding 50S ribosomal protein L23, translated as MDYSKVLLKPVVSEKANEAKEQSNHVSFYVHPDSNKIEVKKAVEAAFDVKVESVNIVSKKASPRKRMGRLTGGRVPGYKKAYVKLAAGDKIEIFEGV; from the coding sequence ATGGATTATTCGAAAGTCCTGCTCAAGCCCGTGGTCTCCGAGAAGGCCAACGAGGCCAAGGAGCAATCCAATCACGTCTCTTTTTACGTCCACCCCGATTCCAACAAGATCGAGGTGAAGAAGGCCGTTGAAGCAGCCTTCGACGTCAAAGTCGAGTCCGTGAATATCGTCAGCAAGAAAGCCTCGCCGCGCAAGCGCATGGGCCGTCTGACCGGTGGCCGCGTCCCCGGTTACAAGAAGGCCTACGTCAAACTTGCAGCCGGTGATAAAATCGAAATCTTCGAAGGAGTGTAA
- the rplN gene encoding 50S ribosomal protein L14 translates to MIQVESNLDVADNSGAKKVACIKVLGGSKRRYASVGDIIVVSVKEAMPHSKVKKGSVMKAVVVRTKKELGRPDGSYIKFDNNSAVLLNNNMEPVGTRIFGPVARELRAAGFMKIVSLAPEVL, encoded by the coding sequence ATGATTCAGGTTGAATCCAATCTCGACGTGGCTGACAACTCTGGAGCCAAGAAAGTCGCCTGCATCAAGGTGCTCGGCGGTTCCAAGCGCCGTTACGCCAGCGTCGGTGATATTATCGTAGTGTCCGTCAAGGAGGCCATGCCCCATTCCAAGGTGAAGAAGGGCTCGGTCATGAAGGCGGTTGTCGTCCGCACGAAGAAGGAGCTCGGTCGTCCCGACGGTTCCTACATCAAGTTCGACAACAACTCCGCCGTGCTGCTGAACAACAACATGGAACCCGTGGGAACCCGTATCTTCGGTCCCGTGGCCCGCGAACTGCGTGCCGCCGGTTTCATGAAGATCGTTTCCCTCGCTCCCGAGGTTCTGTAA
- the secY gene encoding preprotein translocase subunit SecY has protein sequence MSGVDNIARLPELRKKLLWTFALLAVYRLGIHIPIPGVDSAALSEFFAQAQNTLFGVFDMFSGGGLKRMSIFALGIMPYISASIILQLLTVVSPELKRLQKEEGEAGRKKITQYTRYGTVLITIVQGFAIATGLESMSSPTGAPMVLYSGMGFKLMTILTLTAGTVFLMWLGEQMTEKGIGNGISLIIYAGIIAGLPAAVVNTLQLMTVGEISLFILLILIVVMVATLAFIVFMERGQRRIPIHYAKRQQGRRMFGGQTTHLPLKINTAGVIPPIFASSILMFPATLAQFSSNKYLQDFSAYMRPDSILYNILYIGIIIFFCYFYTAIMFDPKGIAENIQKQGGFIPGIRPGNRTREYIDKVLARITLWGAFYVSAVCVLPMFLISKFGVPFYFGGTSLLIVVGVAMDFMGQIESYMISRQYEGLMGKGNKLKGRR, from the coding sequence ATGTCAGGAGTTGACAATATTGCCCGGTTGCCGGAGCTGCGGAAAAAGCTGCTCTGGACGTTCGCACTGCTCGCTGTCTACCGGTTGGGCATACACATCCCTATTCCCGGCGTCGATAGTGCTGCGCTTTCCGAGTTCTTCGCGCAGGCGCAGAACACCCTCTTCGGCGTGTTCGACATGTTCTCAGGCGGTGGACTCAAACGGATGTCCATCTTCGCCTTGGGTATCATGCCGTACATTTCGGCCTCGATCATCCTCCAACTTCTGACCGTCGTCAGCCCCGAGCTGAAGCGGCTTCAGAAGGAGGAGGGCGAGGCCGGCCGCAAGAAGATCACCCAATACACCCGGTACGGTACGGTGCTCATCACCATCGTTCAGGGTTTCGCCATTGCCACCGGACTGGAATCCATGAGTTCGCCCACGGGCGCGCCCATGGTCCTTTATTCCGGCATGGGCTTCAAACTGATGACGATTCTGACCCTGACCGCAGGCACCGTGTTCCTGATGTGGCTGGGCGAACAGATGACCGAAAAAGGTATCGGCAACGGCATCTCCCTGATCATCTACGCGGGTATCATCGCCGGCCTTCCGGCCGCGGTGGTCAATACCCTGCAATTGATGACCGTGGGCGAGATCTCGCTGTTCATCCTGCTCATCCTGATCGTGGTGATGGTCGCTACTTTGGCCTTCATCGTCTTCATGGAGCGCGGACAGCGCCGTATACCCATTCACTATGCCAAACGTCAGCAAGGACGACGCATGTTCGGCGGGCAGACCACGCATCTGCCGTTGAAGATCAACACCGCCGGTGTTATTCCGCCGATCTTCGCTTCTTCCATACTGATGTTCCCTGCAACGCTTGCTCAGTTTTCGAGCAACAAGTATTTGCAGGATTTCTCGGCCTACATGAGACCGGATTCCATCCTGTACAACATTCTGTACATCGGAATCATCATCTTCTTCTGCTATTTCTATACGGCGATCATGTTTGATCCCAAGGGAATCGCGGAGAACATCCAGAAGCAGGGCGGCTTCATCCCGGGCATTCGCCCCGGCAACCGCACCCGCGAGTACATCGACAAGGTTCTGGCCCGCATCACCCTGTGGGGCGCCTTCTATGTCTCGGCGGTTTGCGTGCTGCCCATGTTCCTGATCAGCAAGTTCGGCGTGCCGTTCTATTTCGGCGGTACTTCGCTTCTGATCGTGGTCGGCGTGGCCATGGATTTCATGGGCCAGATCGAGTCCTACATGATCTCCCGCCAATACGAGGGATTGATGGGGAAAGGTAACAAACTTAAAGGCAGGCGCTAG
- the rpsS gene encoding 30S ribosomal protein S19, translated as MPRSLKKGPFLDGHLIKKIQVAAENQDRRVIKTWSRRSTIVPEMVGMTFAVHNGRKFIPVFVTENMVGHKLGEFSPTRTYFGHVADKKK; from the coding sequence ATGCCTAGATCGCTGAAGAAGGGACCGTTCCTGGACGGTCACCTGATCAAGAAAATACAAGTGGCCGCCGAGAATCAGGACCGCCGCGTGATCAAGACCTGGTCGCGCCGTTCCACGATCGTCCCCGAGATGGTCGGCATGACCTTCGCCGTCCACAATGGCCGGAAGTTCATCCCCGTGTTCGTGACCGAAAACATGGTCGGACACAAGCTGGGTGAATTCTCCCCGACCCGCACCTACTTCGGCCACGTCGCCGACAAGAAGAAGTAG
- the rplP gene encoding 50S ribosomal protein L16 produces MLAPKRVKFRKRQKGRLRGKAQRGNIVSFGDIGLKALEHGKITSQQIESARVAIMRHIKRGGKVWIRIFPDFPVTSKPAEVRMGKGKGAPDGWVAPVKPGRIMYEVKGVDIELAKEALKRASYKLPIKTAIVVKEGL; encoded by the coding sequence ATGCTTGCTCCAAAAAGAGTGAAATTCAGAAAGCGGCAGAAAGGCCGCCTCAGAGGCAAGGCCCAACGGGGTAACATAGTGTCCTTCGGCGATATCGGCCTGAAGGCATTGGAGCACGGAAAGATCACCAGCCAGCAGATTGAGTCCGCCCGTGTGGCCATCATGCGCCACATCAAACGCGGCGGTAAGGTCTGGATCCGCATCTTCCCTGATTTCCCCGTCACCTCCAAGCCCGCGGAAGTCCGCATGGGTAAGGGTAAAGGCGCTCCCGACGGTTGGGTCGCGCCGGTGAAACCGGGCCGCATCATGTACGAAGTGAAGGGCGTTGACATCGAGCTCGCCAAGGAAGCCCTCAAGCGCGCTTCCTACAAGCTGCCGATCAAAACGGCCATCGTAGTCAAGGAGGGTCTGTAA
- the rplF gene encoding 50S ribosomal protein L6 — protein MSRIGKNPIDIPSGVEVSVGASEIQVKGPKGTLNTPVDSSVGYKIEDGKVYVSRADDSRRSRDQHGLRRTLLANCVDGVTKGFSKTLEVIGVGYKVSVQGKKVVLAVGYSHPVEFDLPAGLEAKVEGAKLTIEGIDKQLVGEIAAQIRRVRPPEPYKGKGIKYLDEIIRRKAGKSGSK, from the coding sequence ATGTCTCGTATAGGAAAGAATCCCATCGACATCCCTTCGGGTGTCGAGGTGTCTGTCGGAGCCTCCGAAATCCAGGTCAAGGGTCCCAAGGGAACCTTGAATACCCCGGTCGATTCGTCCGTTGGGTATAAGATTGAGGATGGCAAGGTGTACGTTTCCCGCGCGGATGATTCCCGCCGCTCCCGCGACCAGCACGGTCTTCGTAGGACCCTGCTCGCCAACTGCGTGGACGGCGTGACCAAGGGCTTTTCCAAGACCCTGGAAGTCATCGGCGTCGGTTACAAGGTGTCCGTGCAGGGCAAGAAAGTCGTTCTGGCCGTCGGGTATTCCCATCCGGTCGAGTTCGACCTGCCCGCCGGCCTGGAGGCCAAGGTGGAAGGCGCCAAGCTGACCATCGAGGGCATCGACAAGCAGCTTGTCGGTGAAATTGCGGCCCAGATTCGTCGTGTGCGTCCGCCCGAACCTTACAAGGGTAAGGGCATCAAGTACCTCGACGAAATTATTCGCCGCAAGGCCGGTAAGTCCGGCTCCAAGTAG
- the rplV gene encoding 50S ribosomal protein L22 yields the protein MEAKAVAKFIRVSPRKTRIVAENIKGKGVEDALNILRFTPQKPADILSKVLYSAVSNAEQMPGVDVDSLVVASVVVNEGPTWKRIQPRAMGRAYRVRKRTSHITIVVKEQ from the coding sequence ATGGAAGCCAAAGCAGTCGCTAAGTTCATCCGTGTGTCGCCGCGCAAGACCCGCATCGTCGCCGAGAACATCAAGGGCAAGGGCGTCGAGGATGCCCTGAACATCCTGCGGTTTACCCCGCAGAAGCCCGCCGACATTCTCAGCAAGGTGCTGTACTCCGCCGTGTCCAACGCGGAGCAGATGCCCGGCGTGGACGTGGACTCCCTGGTCGTCGCATCGGTCGTGGTCAACGAAGGTCCCACTTGGAAGCGCATTCAGCCGCGCGCCATGGGCCGCGCCTACCGTGTCCGCAAGCGCACCAGCCATATCACCATTGTAGTCAAGGAACAGTAG
- the map gene encoding type I methionyl aminopeptidase: protein MKKFRGVFLKNDKEIGLMREANRIVSRILDELGENVRPGVSTMHFENICRARCDEHGVRPNFLGYQGFPFALCCSVNEEIVHGFPSEERILQEGDIVSFDMGVEYKGFHGDSARTFGVGKVSAEAQKLMDVTRESLYIGIEQARPGNNLYDISAAIQSYVEGFGLGIVRRFVGHGIGSHLHEKPEIPNFVPRGLSGVPLKAGMVLAIEPMVTLGTHEVEILEDNWTAVTKDGSKAAHFEHTVAVTSDGPRILSLSD, encoded by the coding sequence TTGAAAAAGTTCAGGGGCGTCTTTCTCAAAAACGATAAAGAGATTGGCCTCATGCGTGAGGCCAATCGCATTGTTTCGAGAATTCTCGACGAACTGGGTGAAAACGTCAGACCCGGCGTGTCCACCATGCACTTCGAGAATATTTGCCGCGCACGCTGCGACGAGCACGGCGTGAGGCCGAATTTCCTGGGTTACCAGGGGTTCCCCTTCGCCCTGTGTTGCTCGGTCAACGAGGAGATCGTGCACGGCTTTCCCTCCGAGGAGCGCATCCTCCAGGAGGGCGACATCGTCAGTTTCGACATGGGTGTCGAATACAAGGGATTCCACGGAGACTCGGCCCGCACCTTCGGGGTGGGCAAAGTTTCCGCCGAAGCGCAGAAACTCATGGATGTAACCCGCGAGTCTCTGTATATAGGGATCGAACAGGCCCGGCCCGGAAACAATCTGTATGACATCTCCGCGGCAATCCAGTCATACGTGGAAGGGTTCGGCCTGGGCATCGTCCGTCGTTTTGTAGGTCATGGGATCGGCAGTCATCTTCATGAGAAGCCCGAGATCCCCAACTTTGTGCCCAGGGGGCTGTCCGGTGTTCCTCTCAAAGCCGGTATGGTCCTTGCCATTGAGCCGATGGTCACGCTGGGAACACACGAAGTGGAGATTCTTGAGGATAATTGGACTGCGGTGACCAAAGACGGTTCCAAGGCCGCTCATTTCGAGCACACCGTGGCCGTGACCTCCGACGGGCCGAGAATATTGAGCCTGTCCGACTAG
- the rpsQ gene encoding 30S ribosomal protein S17 — MAEFKYQGNKRLLTGLVISDKADKTIVVRVETLVKHPLLKKYIRRRKKFMAHDPANDCGVGDTVQIVESRPMSKRKRWHLVKILEKAV; from the coding sequence ATGGCTGAGTTCAAATACCAAGGCAACAAGCGGTTGCTGACCGGCCTGGTCATCTCCGACAAGGCCGACAAGACCATCGTCGTCCGCGTCGAGACCCTGGTGAAGCATCCGCTGCTGAAGAAGTACATCCGTCGCCGCAAAAAGTTCATGGCCCATGATCCGGCCAATGACTGCGGTGTCGGCGATACGGTGCAGATTGTCGAGTCGAGGCCCATGTCCAAGCGCAAGCGCTGGCACCTGGTGAAGATCCTCGAAAAAGCCGTCTAG
- the rpsE gene encoding 30S ribosomal protein S5 produces the protein MEQNESGLIEKIVYLNRVAKVVKGGRRFSFSCLVVVGDGEGGVGYGLGKANEVPEAIRKASERAKKNMINVPLLDGTLPYEVLGRYGAGRVMLKPASRGTGIIAGGPVRAIMEAVGVNDILTKAIGTNNPHNVLRATMAGLESLRSAEEVSSLRGVSVSTPRK, from the coding sequence ATGGAACAGAATGAAAGTGGATTGATTGAAAAAATCGTCTACCTCAATCGCGTCGCCAAGGTTGTCAAGGGTGGCCGCCGTTTCAGCTTCAGCTGCCTGGTGGTCGTCGGTGACGGTGAAGGGGGAGTGGGTTACGGCCTGGGTAAGGCCAATGAAGTGCCCGAAGCCATCCGCAAGGCGAGTGAACGCGCCAAGAAGAACATGATCAATGTTCCCCTGCTGGACGGTACCCTCCCGTATGAGGTTTTGGGACGCTACGGAGCGGGCCGCGTCATGCTCAAGCCCGCCAGCCGAGGCACCGGCATCATTGCCGGTGGTCCCGTGCGTGCGATCATGGAGGCCGTGGGCGTCAATGACATCCTGACCAAGGCCATCGGGACCAACAACCCGCACAACGTGTTGCGGGCCACCATGGCCGGGCTGGAGTCCCTGCGCAGCGCCGAGGAGGTCTCCTCCCTGCGCGGCGTGTCGGTCTCCACTCCCAGAAAGTAG
- the rplD gene encoding 50S ribosomal protein L4 yields MAKIQVVDQNNKKVGDFELAPEVFEVEIMPEILNQVVRAQRASQRQGTHATKNRALKAGGGRKPWRQKGTGRARAGSNNSPLWRGGATVFGPQPRDYAFKVNKKVRKLALKMALSSRVSEEKMTVVKSIDLPEIKTKAFAEVAKNLGLNKTLIVAKDADQKLTMSARNMPHIKVIEADKLNVYDVLLYPELVMLESAAQDVQERLK; encoded by the coding sequence ATGGCAAAAATTCAAGTTGTAGATCAGAATAACAAGAAGGTGGGCGACTTCGAGCTGGCCCCCGAGGTTTTCGAGGTAGAGATCATGCCCGAAATCCTCAACCAGGTCGTCCGCGCCCAGCGCGCCTCCCAGCGCCAGGGCACCCACGCCACCAAGAACCGCGCTCTGAAGGCAGGCGGCGGCCGCAAGCCGTGGCGCCAGAAGGGCACGGGCCGCGCCCGCGCCGGTTCCAACAATTCGCCCCTGTGGCGCGGCGGTGCCACCGTTTTCGGCCCGCAGCCCCGCGACTATGCCTTCAAGGTCAACAAGAAGGTGCGCAAGCTGGCCCTGAAGATGGCCCTGTCCTCCCGCGTCTCCGAAGAGAAGATGACGGTGGTCAAGTCCATCGATCTCCCTGAGATCAAGACCAAGGCCTTTGCCGAAGTCGCCAAGAACCTCGGCCTGAACAAGACCCTGATCGTCGCCAAAGACGCCGATCAGAAGCTGACCATGTCTGCGCGCAACATGCCGCACATCAAGGTCATCGAGGCCGATAAGCTGAATGTTTACGACGTGCTGCTGTACCCCGAGCTGGTTATGCTCGAGTCCGCCGCCCAAGACGTTCAAGAGAGGTTGAAGTAA
- the rpsC gene encoding 30S ribosomal protein S3, protein MGQKVHPYGFRLGYNKNWLSRWYSKKDYPAFVFQDDQVRKFVKKKLYQAGVSRIEIERAGGKIRLIIHTARPGIVIGRKGVEIEKLREELRNKFQTEFTIEVNEIRRPEVEAQLVAENIAQQLERRIAFRRAMKRTVGLARKFGAEGIKVACAGRLAGAEIARGEWYRDGRVPLHTLRADIDYGFAEAATTYGVIGVKVWIFKGEILDKEVQQ, encoded by the coding sequence ATGGGACAGAAAGTACATCCTTACGGTTTTCGTCTGGGGTATAACAAGAACTGGCTGTCCCGCTGGTACAGCAAAAAGGACTATCCTGCGTTCGTCTTTCAGGACGACCAGGTCCGCAAGTTCGTCAAGAAAAAACTGTATCAGGCCGGCGTTTCCCGCATCGAGATAGAGCGGGCCGGCGGCAAGATTCGCCTGATCATCCACACCGCGCGTCCCGGTATCGTCATCGGCCGCAAGGGTGTAGAGATAGAAAAGTTGCGTGAGGAATTGCGCAACAAGTTTCAAACCGAGTTCACCATTGAGGTCAACGAGATCCGTCGGCCGGAGGTTGAAGCTCAGCTCGTAGCTGAGAACATTGCCCAGCAGCTCGAACGCCGCATTGCCTTCCGCCGTGCCATGAAGCGCACGGTGGGCCTTGCCAGGAAATTCGGCGCCGAGGGTATCAAAGTCGCGTGCGCGGGCCGGTTGGCCGGCGCCGAGATCGCGCGCGGCGAATGGTACCGTGATGGGCGTGTGCCCCTGCACACCCTCCGTGCGGACATCGACTACGGTTTTGCCGAGGCGGCTACCACCTACGGCGTAATCGGCGTCAAGGTCTGGATCTTCAAAGGTGAGATCCTGGACAAAGAGGTACAACAGTAA
- the rplB gene encoding 50S ribosomal protein L2, translating into MATRKLKPTSPGRRFQTISDFAEITRTTPEKSLTKGLTKKAGRNNNGRVTMRRRGGGNKSLYRLIDFKRNKLGVPAKVAEIEYDPNRSARIALLHYADGEKRYILAPVGLNQGDVITAGEGADIKPGNAMALTQIPTGTVVHNIELYPGKGGQFCRAAGTYAQLIAKEGKYALLRMPSGEVRKVLATCCATIGQVGNIHHENIKIGKAGRNRWLGRRPKVRGVAMNPIDHPLGGGEGRSSGGRHPVSPWGTPAKGYKTRNRKKASSKLIVKRRGQK; encoded by the coding sequence ATGGCAACCCGTAAGCTGAAGCCTACTTCTCCGGGCCGCCGGTTCCAGACCATCTCCGATTTCGCGGAGATCACCCGGACCACTCCCGAGAAGTCGCTGACCAAAGGTCTGACCAAGAAAGCCGGCCGCAATAATAACGGCCGCGTGACCATGCGTCGTCGCGGCGGCGGCAACAAGTCCCTGTATCGCCTGATCGACTTCAAGCGGAACAAGCTTGGCGTGCCCGCCAAGGTGGCCGAGATCGAATACGATCCGAATCGTAGCGCCCGTATCGCCCTGCTGCATTACGCGGACGGCGAGAAGCGCTACATCCTGGCCCCGGTGGGCCTGAATCAGGGCGACGTCATCACCGCCGGTGAAGGCGCCGACATCAAGCCCGGCAACGCCATGGCTCTGACCCAGATCCCGACCGGTACCGTCGTGCACAACATCGAGCTGTACCCGGGCAAGGGCGGCCAGTTCTGCCGCGCCGCCGGGACCTATGCCCAGCTCATCGCCAAGGAAGGCAAGTACGCGCTGCTGCGCATGCCCTCCGGCGAAGTCCGCAAGGTGCTGGCCACCTGTTGCGCCACCATCGGCCAGGTTGGTAACATTCATCACGAGAACATCAAGATCGGTAAGGCCGGACGCAATCGTTGGCTTGGCCGTCGCCCGAAGGTCCGTGGTGTGGCAATGAACCCGATCGATCACCCGCTGGGTGGTGGTGAGGGCCGCAGTTCCGGTGGTCGCCATCCGGTGTCCCCGTGGGGTACCCCGGCCAAGGGCTACAAGACCCGGAACCGCAAGAAGGCTTCCTCGAAGCTCATCGTCAAACGCCGCGGCCAGAAGTAG
- the rpsH gene encoding 30S ribosomal protein S8 yields the protein MAVVDPVADMLTRIRNAYGAYHTDVAVPTSKMKSSIAGILKEEGYIADYAVEDRDISITLKYADGKPLITGLRKVSKPGRRVYVGASDIPRVQNGIGICIVSTSKGLLEGAKAKEANVGGELLCEIW from the coding sequence ATGGCTGTTGTTGATCCTGTAGCCGACATGTTGACCCGCATTCGGAATGCGTACGGCGCCTATCACACTGATGTCGCCGTCCCGACTTCCAAGATGAAGTCTTCCATCGCGGGTATCCTGAAGGAAGAAGGTTATATCGCCGACTACGCTGTCGAGGACAGGGACATCAGTATTACCCTCAAGTACGCCGATGGCAAACCGCTCATTACTGGCCTTCGTAAGGTCAGCAAGCCCGGTCGCCGCGTATACGTTGGTGCTTCTGATATCCCCCGCGTCCAGAACGGCATCGGTATTTGTATCGTGTCCACCTCCAAGGGGCTGCTCGAGGGCGCCAAGGCCAAAGAGGCCAATGTTGGCGGCGAGCTCCTCTGCGAAATCTGGTAA
- a CDS encoding type Z 30S ribosomal protein S14, which produces MAKTSLRVKASRKPKFKVRAYNRCPICGRPRAFLRRYGICRICFRNKALAGELPGVRKASW; this is translated from the coding sequence GTGGCCAAAACAAGCTTACGCGTTAAGGCAAGCCGCAAACCCAAGTTCAAGGTCCGCGCTTACAATCGTTGCCCGATTTGTGGCCGTCCTCGGGCTTTCCTGAGGCGGTACGGCATTTGTCGTATCTGCTTCCGCAACAAGGCTCTCGCCGGCGAACTGCCCGGCGTCCGCAAGGCGAGCTGGTAA
- the rplX gene encoding 50S ribosomal protein L24, translating into MKTKIRKDDKVMVIAGKDKGKVGKVLKILKKQDKVLVEKVNMVQRHTKANPYAQQPGGIIEKEAPIHVSNVAVVCDACTKPTRVGYKKTEDGKKVRFCKKCNETFK; encoded by the coding sequence ATGAAGACTAAAATCCGTAAAGACGACAAGGTCATGGTCATCGCCGGGAAGGACAAGGGAAAGGTCGGCAAGGTCTTGAAGATCCTTAAGAAGCAGGACAAGGTCCTGGTCGAAAAGGTGAACATGGTCCAGCGCCACACCAAGGCCAATCCGTATGCCCAGCAGCCCGGTGGCATTATCGAGAAGGAAGCCCCTATCCATGTATCCAATGTGGCTGTGGTTTGCGACGCCTGCACCAAGCCCACGCGGGTAGGGTACAAGAAGACTGAAGACGGCAAGAAGGTGCGCTTCTGCAAGAAGTGCAACGAGACCTTCAAATAG